In Molothrus ater isolate BHLD 08-10-18 breed brown headed cowbird chromosome 19, BPBGC_Mater_1.1, whole genome shotgun sequence, a single genomic region encodes these proteins:
- the PGS1 gene encoding CDP-diacylglycerol--glycerol-3-phosphate 3-phosphatidyltransferase, mitochondrial, translated as MAARKRKARAMAAGGAALWRRLSAWLPRGRLGLAALLGRLSDRLSRGRDRRARRSSWLLLAPLLSPPVPVITAPPCSLCPEGAHRFQWIRNLVPEFGISSSHVKVLSSPAEFYELLKVQIKAAKQRVVMASLYLGTGLLEQELVYCLEETLEKSLQAKGSPDLRVSILLDYTRGSRGRKNSRTMLIPLLQRFPEQVRVSLFHTPNLRGLLRLLIPERFNETIGLQHIKVYLFDDNVILSGANLSDLYFTNRQDRYVLLRDSPEIADFFTELVDAIGDVSLQLQQDDTVQMMEGMVHPYQGDKVAYCEIANRRVMEVINSARTRQELLHAKTFHSSQPGSSLLSQQGSQAPGSLKPEPDTWIYPLIQMKPFGIQIDEMVTETLLTEAERDARIYLTTGYFNLTQAYMDLILGTRAEYRILLASPEVNGFFGAKGVAGAIPAAYVYIEHQFYSEVCCLQQQERVQLQEYSRAGWTFHAKGLWLYLAGSDLPCLTLIGSPNFGYRSVHRDLEAQVAIVTENKALQQQLHQEQEQLYLCSGVVSTSTFEQPSRYVKLWVKLVTPLIKNFF; from the exons ATCATCATGGCTCCTTCTAGCCCCACTACTCAGCCCTCCTGTTCCAGTGATCACAGCCCCGCCGTGTTCCCTCTGTCCAGAAGGAGCACACAGGTTCCAGTGGATCAGGAATCTGGTCCCAGAGTTTGGGATCTCCAGCTCGCATGTCAAGGTGCTTTCATCCCCAGCGGAATTCTATGAACTCCTCAAG GTGCAGATCAAAGCAGCCAAGCAGAGGGTGGTGATGGCCTCACTATACCTGGGAACAGGACTCCTTGAGCAGGAGCTG GTGTATTGCTTAGAAGAAACACTGGAGAAATCACTGCAAGCAAAAGGCTCACCCGACCTCAGAGTTTCCATTCTCCTCGACTACACCAGGGGTTCCCGGG GCAGGAAGAATTCCCGAACGATGCTGATCCCGTTGCTGCAGCGATTTCCCGAGCAGGTCCGCGTGTCCCTGTTCCACACCCCAAACCTGCGTGGACTGCTCCGGCTGCTGATTCCAGAGCGTTTCAACGAGACCATCGGGCTGCAGCACATCAAGGTCTATCTGTTTGATGACAACGTGATCCTGAGCGG TGCAAACCTGAGTGATCTGTACTTCACCAATCGTCAGGACCGCTACGTCTTGCTGCGGGACTCTCCTGAGATTGCAGACTTCTTCACGGAGCTTGTGGACGCAATTGGAGATGTGTCCCTGCAGTTACAGCAGGATGATACAGTCCAGATGATGGAGGGAATGGTACACCCATACCAAG gagaCAAAGTGGCTTACTGTGAGATTGCCAACAGGAGGGTCATGGAGGTCATCAACTCTGCCCGCACTCGACAGGAGCTCCTTCATGCAAAGACTTtccacagcagccagccaggcagctccctCTTATCCCAGCAAGGCTCTCAAGCACCTGGGAGTCTGAAACCAGAACCCGACACCTGGATCTATCCCTTAATCCAAATGAAACCTTTTGGGATTCAAATAGACGAGATGGTCACAGAGACCCTGCTGACAGAGGCTGAGCGGGATGCCAGGATATACCTCACCACTGGCTACTTCAACTTGACACAGGCCTACATGGACCTCATCCTGGGCACAAGGGCCGAGTACCGCATCCTGCTGGCCTCGCCGGAGGTCAATGGGTTTTTTGGTGCCAAAGGGGTGGCAGGTGCCATCCCGGCTGCCTACGTTTACATTGAACATCAGTTTTACAGTGAggtctgctgcctgcagcagcaggagagggtgcagctgcaggagtaCTCCCGTGCTGGCTGGACGTTCCATGCCAAAG GCCTCTGGCTGTACCTGGCAGGGAGTGACCTGCCCTGCCTGACCCTGATTGGCTCTCCAAATTTCGGATATCGATCGGTTCATCGTGACTTGGAAGCTCAGGTTGCAATagtgacagaaaataaagccttgcagcagcagctgcatcag GAGCAAGAGCAGCTTTACCTCTGCTCAGGTGTGGTCTCAACATCAACGTTTGAGCAGCCAAGTCGTTATGTGAAACTGTGGGTGAAGCTGGTGACACCTTTGATCAAGAATTTCTtttga